Genomic window (bacterium BMS3Abin02):
CGGTTCGGAGCACTTCGCGCACGTGGTAGTCCGACGACTTGCCGACGATGCAGATGACCTCGGTTTCGGCGGCGAGCAGCGCCTGCAATTGAGGATCGTCGGTTACGGTGCCCCGTGGTCGTCGGGTCGACCCAAAGGCCACCAGTGTCGCCGTTCCGAAATCCAGCTCGTTCCGCGCCCGGCGAAAGAACTCGTCATCTTTGGGGTTGGCGCCCGGCCACCCACCCTCCACGTAATCGATCCCCAACTCGTCGAGCAAGGTGGCGATCCGCAGTTTGTCGCCGACGGTCAGCGAGATGCCCTCCTGCTGAGAGCCGTCTCGCAATGTGGTGTCATAGATCTCGGTCTTCATGGTGAACTCCCGGGCATCAGAAAACCCTTCGCCGGGCGAAGGGTTGGGCGCACACGATCAGCCGTATGCGCTAGTCGATAATGATGATGGTGGTCGGCTGGAACATCTGGCGGGCAGTATGGCGGATCGGACCCGGGCCGTCAACAGGTGCAGGGATCTCGGACCTCGCTCAAAGGCACGGAGGAGGGCTCACGCCCTGACAACGGCTTCTGGAGGCGGGCGACCAGGTGACCGATGTGTTTCGACGTCCCGTGGTACTGGCAGCGCATCCACCGTGTACGCCACTCGGATTGAGCTGCTCAGGTAGTGATGTCGCCCAGGTTCAGAAAGCCGCTGCCCGGGGTCGGCTACGACTCGGGCGAGGTCGATGGTGTATGTGGTCCTGTGACCTTCTCCCGGTCGAATCCGCCGAGGCCATGAGAACCCGGCAGTCGCCCAAGACGCCGTGAGGCAGAGTCGGTGATATGGGACAGGGGAGGCCGAGGTGGACGAGGTTGGTCCCAACCCTCGCACCCGGGTGGAGGTCGGCATCGCCGTAACCGATTCGTAACAAGCTGGTCGCAGGTTGGTAATGGCGCCGCAATCGGCATGGAACATGGGTCGTCTTGGATGGATCTGCATGGGCGCATCGCCGGTCTGTGTGTGAGGGAGGAGATCAATACATGAAGCCCGTGTTCAAATCGTGGTTGCACCAGAGACGTTTGTGGGTCGCACTCGTTCTGTTGTTGATCGGGCTTGTCCCGGCCGGAGTTGCCCGTGCGGCCGATCCGACGGGAGCCTCGATCATCGACCTGGAGGGCGCCCCAGGGATTGCGGCGGTAGTCGCGGTCAACTACGCATGGACGCTGATCGCAGCCTTCCTCGTCTTCTTCATGCAGGCAGGTTTCGCGCTGCTGGAGGCGGGGTCGACACGGATGCGGAACGCCGGTTCGGTGTTCATGAAGAACTTCATCGACTTCTGCATGTGCGGTCTCGCATTCTGGGCGTTCGGTTTCGCTCTCATGTTCGGGGGCTCCGCGTTGGTGTCGGGGCTCGGTGACGGGAACGCGTTCGTCGGGTTCTCAGGGTTCTTCCTGAGTGGTGAGGCGAACGATGTCGGGACGGCGGCTTTCTGGTTCTTCCAGATGGTGTTCGCGGCGACCGCGGCCACCATCGTGTCCGGTGCGATGGCCGAGCGCACGAGGCTCGACGCGTACATGGCCTATAGCTTCCTCATCTCCGCGTTGATCTACCCGATCTACGGCCATTGGGTGTGGGGCGGAGGATGGCTCTCCACGTTGCCGTTCGGCGCTGGTGCGAAGGACTTCGCCGGATCAGGTGTCGTCCACGCCGTCGGTGGGATTGCCGCATTGGTCGGGGCGCTGATGGTGGGTCCAAGACGTGGCAAGTTCGATTCCGACGGGCGACCTCGGTCGATCCCGGGACACAACATGGGCTATGTCGTCATCGGGGCGATGATCCTGTTCTTTGGCTGGTTCGGTTTCAACCCCGGCAGCACCCTCGCGGCCACCGACCTCCGCATCTCGGTCATCGCGGTGAACACGTTCCTGGCGGGGATCAGTGGAGCGATCGTCGCCTACTACATTCGTCTGGTTCGGACGGGGAAGGCCGACATTCCGGTGACCGTCAGTGGAGCCATCGGAGGGCTCGTGGCGATCACTGCCCCGGTTGCCTACGTCGATCCATGGGCGGCAGTCGTCATCGGTGGGATCGCCGGCGCACTCGTGATCGGCGTTGCCGGGTTCCTGGAGCGGCGGCTGCATCTCGACGATCCCGTGTGGGCGGTCGCCTGCCACGGCGGTGCGGGCTTGTGGGGGCTCATCGCCGTCGGCATCTTCGCGAACGGTGTTTATGGCGGGGTCTCCGGGCTCATCGTCGGCGACAAGAGTCAGATCATCGCCCAGCTGATCAGCGTTGTGGCGGTAGTCCTCTGGACTGCCGTTACCTCCGCCATCGTCTTCGGTCTCATCAAGGTGGGGATCGGGCTCAGGGTCTCGGAAGCCGATGAGATCATCGGCATCGACGCCACCGAGTTCACCCAGATGGGCTACGTGATGGATGACATCGTGGGCCCATCGTGATGAGAGCGGCCCAGCCACGCATTTGGGAGGGACCAAGGACCGTCCGAGTGCTCAGATCCAAGAAAGGGACATGAATATGGAAGTAGTTGCTGCCGTCGGAGCTTTCGTCGTGTTGTTCACCGCCTTCGTGGTGGTTCCGAGACGACTCGTTCGACGGGAAGAAGAGGACTGAGGCAGGGGCGACCCCCACGGCTGCCGGAGGCCTGTGACGGGTCATCGCGCGGCGGTGGTAGCGGCTTTCGCCGATCATCCCTGCTTGTGGGATGCCGGCCTGTCGCAATCGGATTCGATCGTCATCTCATCGAAGAGATGGCGGCCCGAATCGATGTGAGACTCCTGCCTTGCATATCGCCGAGCGGGCTGCGCCGGCCGCCGGTTCAAGCTTCGACGGACACGGCCGCCAGGTCGGTGACCACGACGTCTGCTCCCGCAGCCCGTAGCCCGGCCGCGTTGTCATGGCGAGCCACGCCGATCACAAGGCCGAACCCACCGGTGTGGCCGGCGGCGACTCCGGAGATGGCATCCTCGACGACCACTGCCCGCTCGGGATCCACGCCGAGATCCTCGACTGCAGCGAGGAAGACTGCCGGTGATGGCTTGCCCGCCAGTCCTCGTTGCGCGGCGACCTCGCCGTCGACGATCACATCGAAGACGTCGTGAACTCCTGCGGCGTCAAGAACGATGCGAGCGTTTCGGCTGGATGTGATGAGTCCCGTGCGGAGGCCCGCCTGGCGAAACGCGTCGAGGAGGCTCAGCGTCGACGCGTAGGCATCGGCACCTTGTTCGGCGATGTGGGAGAGAAACTCGGCGTTCTTCCGGTTGCCGAGCCCGTGCACCGTGTCGGCATGTGGTGGGTCCGATTGCGATCCTTCGGCGATCGTGATCTCACGCGAGGCAAGAAAACTGCGAACGCCGTCGTATCGAGGCTTGCCGTCCACGTATCGGAGGTAGTCGACCGAAGCGTCGAACGGTTTGGCGCCGGGTCCAACATGCCGCGTGAGGAACTCGTCGAACACGCTCTTCCACGCTTCGGTGTGGGCTCTCGTCGTGTCGGTGACCACGCCGTCCATGTCGAAGACGACTGCATCGAACTCGGCCGCCCGGATGACGATCGTCTGCTCGCTCACGTCTCGTCTAGCCATGAGCCGCGCCGCACGAACCGAACCGTGTCGTCAGATGCGCGGTGCTCATCCCTTGGTGCCCGAGGCTGCGAGGCCCTGTACGAAATACCGCTGGAAGATGAAGAAGATGATGGCGATCGGGATCGTCGCGAGGATCGTGCCGGCGAGGATCGTATTCCACGGCTGGGCCCGCCCAAAGGCGGCTCTGATGTTCGCAAGCCCGAGCGGCAGCGTCTGAAGGTCCGGGTTGCCCGGCACGGCGATCAGCGGGTGCATGAAGTCGTTCCACACGCCCGCCGTCGACAGGATGGTCAGAGCGATGAGAGCCGGCGCAGCCAAGGGCAGTGCCACTTTGGTGAAGGTCTGCCATGTCGTCGCTCCATCGATGGCCGCCGCCTCGAGCATCTCGTTCGGCAGTTGCTCGAAGAACTGCTTCATCAGGAACACGCCGAACGCGTCGAACATCAGAGGCAGGATCAGGCCCGCATACGTGTTGAGTATCCCGAGCTCCTTCATGATGAGGAATTTCGGAATCAGCAGTACGACACCGGGTACGGCCAGAACCACGATCACAAAGCCGAAAAGCGCCTGCCGGCCCCGGAACCGCATCTTCGCCAATGCGAATCCGGCGATCGAGTCGAAGAACAGCCTGCCGGCAACGACCGAGACGGTGACGACGACAGAGTTGAACGCCCATCTCGGCAATCGAACGTTGCTCGTGTTGAGCCCACGGATCCCGTCGAGTGTCCAGCCGTATTTCGGATCGGCCCACAGCTGGACCGGATTCTGCTGAATGTCCGGCAACGTCTTGAACGCCGTGACGATGGTGAGCACGAAGGGCAGGATGAACACGAGAGCGAAGAACACGAGAGCCGCGTAACCCAAGAAACGTTTCACGGATGCCTTCGTGGTCTTGTCGCGTGCCATCGTGGCCGTCATCTCACAACTCCCCGCTCGACTTGATGATGCACCGCTGCAGGAAGGCGAAAATCATGATGATCCCGAACAGAAGGATCGCGATCGCCGCGCCCAGTCCGGCCTCGGAATTGCGGAAGGACTGGAAGTAGATCCAGAAGGCCGGCGTGATGGTGGTCTTTCGAGGGCCTCCGAAGTTGGTGGCGAATATCTGATCGAACACCTGCCAGGTGCCGATGAGGCCCAGCATGACCACGAAGTAGATCGTCGGGCGCATCATCGGGATGGTTACTCGCCAGAACATCTGAAATGGACCGGCACCGTCAACCGTCGCGGCTTCTTCGACCGATGGCGGGATGCTCTGAAGCCCTGCGAGGAAGATGAGCATCATCGTGCCGGTGGTGGTCCAGGTGACGAGCATCATGATGGCGAACATCGCCACGCTGGGGCCGGCGAACCACTCCCAAAGGCTGAGCCCCATGAATTCGACACTGGCGGCCCACACGGGTGGCTGATGCACTCCGATCACGCCGAGAGCGTTGTGGATCAGTCCGTTTGCGTTGTCGAGCCAGTTGATGTTGCCGAATGGCAGGACGGCATTGATCGCTCCTTGCGTTTGGAACATGAAGACGAAGATCAACGTCACCGCGATGGAACTCGTGATGGAGGGAAAGTAGTACGCGGTTCGGAAGAAGCCCTTCCCCTTCAGGGCGGTCTTGTTGAGGATGACGGCGATGACGAGTGCAATGGTCGTCTGCATTGGGACGACGCCGATCACGTAGTAGAAGTTGTTGCGAATCGACCGAGCGAAATCCGTCTGGCGGATGCCGGCTTCGAAGAGCAGCTTGCTGTAGTTCTCGAACCCGATGTAGGGAGTGTCGAACGGCGAAACGAAGCCGTTCCAGTCACGGAAGCTCACCCAGACCGTGAGGATGATCGGGACCGCCACGAACAAGATGAGACCGAACACGACAGGTCCGGTGAAGATCCAGCCGAGGAGGTTCTCGCTCTTCGAAGCAGACCGTGAGCGGGACCGCCTGCCGGCCAACAGGGAACGGCCTCGACGCGGCCTGCGGGTCTCGGTCGACCCTTCGTCCTTGACGGCCATCCCTCGTGCTCCTTCTGTGAAAACCCGAAGGGGGGTCGCCCTGTGGGCGACCCCCCTTCCTTCGGTCAGTGGAGAACGTCCTCCCCTGCCTGCGTGACCTTGGTGATGAGGTCGTCGACAGAAGCGCTCCCGTCAACGATTCCCTCTGCATTCTCGTTGAACACGCCGACCACGTCATTGAAGCCGGGAACGAAGCCCCAGCGATGTGCGTACGCGGAACCGGCAACGAACGCATTCAGGTCGGGATGCGAAGCGATCCAGTCGGCGGACACCGACTTGCGGGCCGGCATCACGTTGAACGCATTCGTCCATGCAAGCGATCCCTTTGCATTGGTCAAGTATTCGACGAACGCCCACGAGGCATCGGGGTTCTTGGCACCTTCGGCAACACCGTAACAAACTGTGAATGCGAACGTGCCCATTCCCGCAGGGCCGGCAGGGAGCTCCGCAACGGCGAAGTTCTTGTCCGGGAAGGCGTCTTGCAGGTATCCGACGATCCAGTTGCCCTCGATCGTCATGGCTGCCTTGCCTTGCCCAAAGGCCTCACCGGCCCATCCGGCATCGACGGCCTGGGGCTTGATGAAGGACCCGGCGGCATACTGGTCGGCGACGAACTGGAGCGCAGTGCGCGCCGCATCGTTGTCCAGTGTGATCTTCGTCACGGCGTCGTCGGTGAGAGCCACTCCGGCCTGGAACAAGAACACGCCCCAGCGCGGGTACTCGACCCCCATGGTGAGTCCGGCCTGCGCATCGCCGGCGGCTATCGCTGCGACGTCACCGGTGGTGAGTGTGGCTGCCGCAGCCTCGAGTTCGTCCCACGTGGTCGGCACGTCGACACCGGCTGCTGCCAGCACGTCAGGGTCGTACACGAGGGCGAGGGTCGAGAAGTCCTTCGGTGGGCAATACCACGTACCGTTGAACGTGAATGCGTTACGCAACGACGGGTAGATGTCGTCCGGATCGCTCAACGCTCCATCCGGCACAGGAGCCAACACACCGGCATCGGCAAGGTCCGGCAGCTTGAAGCTGTCCACGTAGAAGACATCGGGTGGAGCGCCCGAGGCCAACGCTGCCTGAAGTGCGACATCGAACTCCGCCTGCGCCTGGAACTCGGCGTTCGCTCCGGTGTCAGCCGAGAACTGGGCGACGAGGTCCGACAGCGCGGAGTTCTCCGCATCAGACGATGACCATCCCCATAGGGTGAGATCAACACCCTCGAGGGAAGGTTTCGGCGTTGCCTCCGTAGTCGAAGAAGCTCCAGACCCGGCGGCAGTCGTCGTCGTCGCCTGCGTAGTCGAAGAAGCTCCAGACCCGGTGGCAGTCGTGGTCGTCGCCTCGCTTCCGCTAGTGCTGCTGCACGCCGCGGCTGTCAGGGCCAAGACGAGCAGGAACATGATCCATTTGGATCGTTTCATGCCATTTCTCCTCTCCTTTTCCACCTCGGTGGCTTCCACCTTGGCGGCGGGTTACTCCGGCCGAGAACCCTGTGTGAGCAATCGCTCGTGACGCACGTTGTGATGTATGAACGAGAAACCCAGTGAATCCCAGTGATCAGGCAGTCGGGCGGATGTCATAGGCGTGTCGCCATCGAGACACAACCCACCGAACCCGAACAGGGCGGCTTGGAGAACTCCACCCTGTGTCGCGGCATGGATGCCCTGAGCGCCATGGACCATCGCATCGTCGTGATCGATCGCGACCGCCCGGACGAAGTAGTCATATGCAGTCCCGGGACGACCGATCCGAGATGCCACCAACGAGTGCATGGCCAGGCTGAGCGACGATCCGTGATCAGTGATCGGCGCGTAGAAGTCGAAGGCGGCCGCGAGAGCACCGGGAACGGTGCCGTGCTCGTCGAGAAGTGCGAGTGCCATGAGCACGTCGGCC
Coding sequences:
- the nrgA gene encoding ammonium transporter NrgA; this translates as MKPVFKSWLHQRRLWVALVLLLIGLVPAGVARAADPTGASIIDLEGAPGIAAVVAVNYAWTLIAAFLVFFMQAGFALLEAGSTRMRNAGSVFMKNFIDFCMCGLAFWAFGFALMFGGSALVSGLGDGNAFVGFSGFFLSGEANDVGTAAFWFFQMVFAATAATIVSGAMAERTRLDAYMAYSFLISALIYPIYGHWVWGGGWLSTLPFGAGAKDFAGSGVVHAVGGIAALVGALMVGPRRGKFDSDGRPRSIPGHNMGYVVIGAMILFFGWFGFNPGSTLAATDLRISVIAVNTFLAGISGAIVAYYIRLVRTGKADIPVTVSGAIGGLVAITAPVAYVDPWAAVVIGGIAGALVIGVAGFLERRLHLDDPVWAVACHGGAGLWGLIAVGIFANGVYGGVSGLIVGDKSQIIAQLISVVAVVLWTAVTSAIVFGLIKVGIGLRVSEADEIIGIDATEFTQMGYVMDDIVGPS
- the araQ_2 gene encoding L-arabinose transport system permease protein AraQ → MTATMARDKTTKASVKRFLGYAALVFFALVFILPFVLTIVTAFKTLPDIQQNPVQLWADPKYGWTLDGIRGLNTSNVRLPRWAFNSVVVTVSVVAGRLFFDSIAGFALAKMRFRGRQALFGFVIVVLAVPGVVLLIPKFLIMKELGILNTYAGLILPLMFDAFGVFLMKQFFEQLPNEMLEAAAIDGATTWQTFTKVALPLAAPALIALTILSTAGVWNDFMHPLIAVPGNPDLQTLPLGLANIRAAFGRAQPWNTILAGTILATIPIAIIFFIFQRYFVQGLAASGTKG
- a CDS encoding putative glycosyl hydrolase/MT2062, whose amino-acid sequence is MARRDVSEQTIVIRAAEFDAVVFDMDGVVTDTTRAHTEAWKSVFDEFLTRHVGPGAKPFDASVDYLRYVDGKPRYDGVRSFLASREITIAEGSQSDPPHADTVHGLGNRKNAEFLSHIAEQGADAYASTLSLLDAFRQAGLRTGLITSSRNARIVLDAAGVHDVFDVIVDGEVAAQRGLAGKPSPAVFLAAVEDLGVDPERAVVVEDAISGVAAGHTGGFGLVIGVARHDNAAGLRAAGADVVVTDLAAVSVEA
- the lacF_2 gene encoding lactose transport system permease protein LacF; this translates as MAVKDEGSTETRRPRRGRSLLAGRRSRSRSASKSENLLGWIFTGPVVFGLILFVAVPIILTVWVSFRDWNGFVSPFDTPYIGFENYSKLLFEAGIRQTDFARSIRNNFYYVIGVVPMQTTIALVIAVILNKTALKGKGFFRTAYYFPSITSSIAVTLIFVFMFQTQGAINAVLPFGNINWLDNANGLIHNALGVIGVHQPPVWAASVEFMGLSLWEWFAGPSVAMFAIMMLVTWTTTGTMMLIFLAGLQSIPPSVEEAATVDGAGPFQMFWRVTIPMMRPTIYFVVMLGLIGTWQVFDQIFATNFGGPRKTTITPAFWIYFQSFRNSEAGLGAAIAILLFGIIMIFAFLQRCIIKSSGEL
- the malE gene encoding maltose-binding periplasmic protein precursor codes for the protein MKRSKWIMFLLVLALTAAACSSTSGSEATTTTATGSGASSTTQATTTTAAGSGASSTTEATPKPSLEGVDLTLWGWSSSDAENSALSDLVAQFSADTGANAEFQAQAEFDVALQAALASGAPPDVFYVDSFKLPDLADAGVLAPVPDGALSDPDDIYPSLRNAFTFNGTWYCPPKDFSTLALVYDPDVLAAAGVDVPTTWDELEAAAATLTTGDVAAIAAGDAQAGLTMGVEYPRWGVFLFQAGVALTDDAVTKITLDNDAARTALQFVADQYAAGSFIKPQAVDAGWAGEAFGQGKAAMTIEGNWIVGYLQDAFPDKNFAVAELPAGPAGMGTFAFTVCYGVAEGAKNPDASWAFVEYLTNAKGSLAWTNAFNVMPARKSVSADWIASHPDLNAFVAGSAYAHRWGFVPGFNDVVGVFNENAEGIVDGSASVDDLITKVTQAGEDVLH